The following are from one region of the Salvelinus fontinalis isolate EN_2023a chromosome 5, ASM2944872v1, whole genome shotgun sequence genome:
- the LOC129855272 gene encoding cyclin-dependent kinase 4 inhibitor C-like, whose product MAGGANRLSSASARGDLAEVEMLLQNGADVNENNVFGRTPLQVMKLGNPAIAEALLRANANPNVRDHVRGLTITHDAARDGYADTLHVLMDHGADVNLLDNDGNLPLHLAAREGYLDVVQLLVGCTIEATRCNSKGHTPYDLATMNHRVSIAQYIQGHTN is encoded by the exons ATGGCTGGAGGGGCAAACAGACTGAGCAGCGCATCTGCAAGAGGAGACTTAGCAGAAGTTGAGATGTTATTACAGAATGGAGCAGATGTTAATGAAAACAATGTATTCGGCAGGACACCGTTACAG GTGATGAAACTTGGTAACCCCGCCATCGCGGAAGCGCTGCTGAGGGCGAACGCAAATCCAAACGTGCGCGACCATGTCAGAGGTCTCACCATCACTCATGACGCTGCAAGGGATGGATATGCAGACACCCTACACGTACTGATGGATCATGGCGCAGACGTCAATCTCCTGGACAATGATGGCAATCTTCCATTGCATCTAGCCGCAAGAGAAGGCTATCTTGATGTGGTCCAGCTCCTTGTTGGTTGCACGATAGAAGCCACAAGGTGCAACTCCAAAGGCCACACACCTTATGATTTGGCGACTATGAACCATAGAGTATCCATTGCGCAATACATTCAGGGGCACACCAATTAA